tccccaatcctttccactctctctagaaatcaatggaaaaaaatattctcactccttgaggattaaaaaaaaaaaaaaaaaaaaaaaaaagagccctagctggtttggctcagtggatagagtgacagcctgtagactgaagggtctggttttgattccagtcaagggcacatgcccgggtttcaggcttgatccccagtatggggccgTGCAGCtggagctgatcaatgaatttttctcatcactggtgtttctaactctccctcctctcccttcctctctgaaatcaataaaaacatatttaaaaaaacacacaaaaaacccactCCAACAGAGGATGAAGGTGGTGAGTGGTACTCCTACAGCCCTGCCCAGTCCCCTGCCTGTGCACCCCCCCTACCGACCCAAGTTGCCCGAGCTGGGATGTCTTCTGCCAGCTTCAGTCCAGCCCCTGCCTGTCACAGGCCAGGCTATACAACTGAGACAGGAACCCATACTCCAGCTCTTATTCCCTCTGACTCGCCCCTCCCAGAACCACCCTTAACCCACTCAAGGCTTTCCACCACTTGTGTGCACTTCCCAACCCaagagggcatgcagaaggcagctgatcaatgattctctctcatcactgatctttctctctttctctccctctcccttcttctctgaaatcaataaaaatatattttttttaaaaaaagaaaagaaatgtgggcAGACGGAGTGCCTACCTCCTCTCTAGTGGAGCCTGTGGTCTGCACTGAGGAGTGGAGCCAGGCATATCTGGATCCAGTCATTAGGGCAAGGGGAGGTAGGGTGTCAGATGACCAAAGTCAGAGGGGAGTCCCAACAGTGTTATAATTTCTGAAGATGAGCAAAGCTCACTGAGACAGTCAGTGCCCACTGTCACCATATGTGAAGGCTGAGGTGAagggtctagaacagccgtgggcaaactacggcccgccggccgGATGcggtccgtttgaaatgaataaaactacaaaaaaagagagaccgtacccttttatgtaatgatgtttactttgaatttatattagttcacataaacactccatccatgcttttgttccggccctccggtctagtttaagaacccattgtggccctcgagtcaaaaagtttgcccacccctggtctagaacatACAGGGACAGCAGAGACCCCATTGCAGCattcaggaggcagtcagtcagaTTTATTTATTCCTACTCAACATAACCGCAGAACACAGGAGTAATTCTGTACATCTCTAGAAACTCACAGCTAGCtccaaaacaatagaaattttaaaCTACAAAAGATGAGTTGTATTCAGCAAATATAAAGGGTAACTTCAGGCTGTGTCCAACATTTATCAGACTATTTACAGCGCCCAGGCATAGGTTCAGATCTCTCCAGCCTCCTTCTCCTCCGATGTCTTCCCGTTGGAGCTTTCAAGCCTCCAGTCGGTGGCCCCACGCTCGCTCCGACCTCGCTCCCAGGACTCCTCCCTCGACGCCCGCTCTCTGGAGAACCTGGGAAATGGGAACCAGAGGCTCAGCAGAGGCTGTTGTCTCCCTTCTGACTGTCTCCTCAGATGCCCCTCAACACCAGGTCAAGGAAGGCCAAGACCCACCCCACCAAGGAAGGCTCCCTAGCACGCCAGAGAGCAGTCAGGCCTGCCATCTCATGCCCAGCCCACAGCCACTaaaaaagtgacatttgaaaAGATTTCTAGTAGCAGCTATAATATAAACAGAGCAAAGGAAAATGCAACAAAAGGTCCACACGCGGAATATGACCCATTATGTAAAAACACAACGGAAAAGAAAAGACTAAACCCAAGCATATACCAAAGTTGTAACAGTGGTTACCAGTGGTGTGTTTTCCCTTAGAAAAACCACAACAGAGATAAGCAGGGCACAAGCCTCAGTGATGGTGAGTTGATAGCCCCTGCGTGTGTCAGGCACCTGGTGGGGCCATGCTCATGTGTGACCATCCCCACAGCCTCTCAGTTGTCCCATCCCTGAATCCATCTGCTGCTCTCAGCTCAGGGCTCCCAGGACTTTGGGTCCCATTCACCACTCCTCAAGGCCCCAATACTCAGTCCCACAGATGCCCAGCCAGTCTCCTGAGCAACAGGCATGGCTGACGGACCCCAGCAGACCCTGGGAACACAAAGAGAAAGGGCTCACTCCTGGTTGCAGCTACTGAAGAAGTCAGAGTAGTTACTTGTATTTCGCACTCCGGTCCCTGGAAGTCCGGCGGTGGCCCCGGCTGTGACTCCGGGAACGACTGCGGTGACGCCGGTGTCTGTCTCGGGACCGGGACCTGGAAGGCTTTCGTCGTTCTCTGGAGGTAGATCTTGACCGCCTCCGACGCCGGTCCCGGGAACGTGACCTGCAGTAGACCAGAGGCTCTGAAGGTTGTGGTGGCCCCACCCCAACGACCCTCCTCTCTCAGCACATTCAGCTTGATGCTTTTCtgctatctctcctttcctccttacaGCTTGGGTTCAAAATAGTGCCATCAGTTAATCTCTGGTCAGAAAAGAATTATGACCAGACccttcccaccttcctctctaaaataaagaagaaaaatgcatgTGGAAAAGAACCTGTGACTGAGAACACTTAAATGgatctgtttgtttttaatcctcacctgaggatatttttccatttatttttagagaaatggaagggacggggagagacagagaaacatcaacgtgagagagacatcatttggttgcccccCACACAGACCCCTAGTAGAatccaggatcaagcctgcaactgaggtacatgcccttgaccaaaatagaacccaggacccttcagtccacaggccaatgctctatcgactgagccaaaccggctagggattAACTGGATCTGGAAACCTACCTCCTGCGATCTCTGGTTCTTGATCCAGACCTAAAATGaagggagaaaaataatgaacattttccCCAAAACAGCCCCATCCCTCACATCTCAGGGGAGGAGTCCCAATTCTACAAGGTGAAGGAGGGTCGACTTCCCACAGAAACCCGTTATCTTCTAGTGGTTCACTTGTCCTCAGACCTGTGGCACCAAGTGTCAATGCTTACAAAATAAAGTCCACCTCCAACCCCCAGCTCTTAGTTGCTTTTGGCAAAAGGACAGGACCAAGCACCTTGAGTTCAATAATTGACTCTGCGAAGTCTTTATAGTGGACACCAGCACAACAAAGCAGTCACCTAACAGAGACAGGGCTGAGTAGAAGCAAAAGTCACCATGACACCGAAGTTAAAGCAAAACCTCAAGTTCCAAACACAGGCTCACTGCCAGATGAGGTCCTTGGGTAATAAGTATACCATCAGCAATTCAAAAAATGCACATAGTAATGAGACCTCATTTTACAGTGTCCACATCAAAAGTTTacatgagccgaaaccggtttggctcagtggatagagcgtcggcctgtggactgagaggtcccaggttcaattccggtcgggggcatgtacctggattgcgggcacatccccagtggggggtgtgcaggaggcagctgatcgatgtttctctctcattgatgtttctagctctctatttctcaccctttctctctgtaaaaaatcaataaaatatattttaaaaaaaagtttacatGATTGCCTCCAACATGGGCTGAGGAGGAAGTGACAAAACATGCTCTTATACTGTGTGGCTTGAGGTGATTTAATAAAGCCACTTGGAAAGCAATTTCTGTAACACCtaccaatatttatttattaaattccttTATGCCAGAAATTCTAAGGAATTTTTTAACACTCAAAACATATACGAAGATGATTTCTAGAATAACTGTtcaaaatagttttataaaaacataaaagtagtcatcaaaaattaaaattggccctagctggtttggctcagtgtatagagcgttggcctgtggactcaagggtcctgggttcaattccggtcaagggcacatgcccatgttgtggactcgatccccagtgggtctcactgttgatgtttctatctctctctccctctcccttcctctctgaaatcaattttttttaaaattttttttaaaaagaccaaaatgagccccccgccccccaaccagaaaaggaaagggaaccctcatacactgttggtggaaatgtagatTAATGCAGCCATGATGGAAATTCCTTAAAGAATTAAAACTAGACCCACCAACgccccagcaattccacttctaggtaaaGTAGCCCcccctttcctttcattttctgcAGCTTCAGTTACCCACGGTCAACCTCAgtctgaaaacattaaaattccacaaagaaaaagtaagttttaaattgcacccccttctgagtagcatgatgaaatcttgcaGCATCCCACTCCGTTCTACAAATCATCCCTTTGTCAAGCATATCCATGCTGTATGTATTACCTGCCTGAcaagtcacttagtagccatcttggttatcagaaCAACTGGTGAAGTACCACACTGCTTGCATTCAAGTCACCTTTATTCTACTTAATATTGACCACAGAGAACAGGAGTAATGATGCTGGCAAAGAGAAGCCGTAGAGtacacacaggaaaaaaaacagCTTActtagggttcagtactatctgcaGTTTCAAGCACCCAGGTTTAGGTATCTATCTCCTGCAGAAAAGGGGGGAACTACTGTATTTATTTGTAACCCCAACCAAGTGTCTACTGacagatgaataaagaaaagtgaTACATACACAagggagtattattcagccatataaaagaaggaaatcctcccatttgtgacaacatggatggaccttgagggcattatgctaagtgaaacaggtcaaacaaagacaaatactgtatgatttcacttatatgtggaggcctgggatggggaagTGAATGAAAAGGGTGAAGGTGGGGGGACAAAGAATACTGTTATGACACGTCACTGTAAGGACACACCTGCTGTGGGATGATCTCAGATATCAGCTGAGGGTCCCACAGGTGCCAGTGCACAGACACAACCCACACCACAGTGGTCACCTCTGTGTAAACAGGGACTTGCATGTTTTGCTTGTACATTTCTATACTGCTTACGTTTCTTTACAACCAGAATCTGTTAGgtaattaatgggaaaaatataataaatacttatttatcCTTCCATAGTTACACACAGAGGAAGTCCTTCAGGAAAACCCAGTTTCTGGGCCTTTCAAGGACAATGAGCTGTGCCCAATAGGAGAGCACAGTTACTCCTGGCTCAAGTCTCTTCCTGAACTCCGACCAGACTCAACATCTCTACGTAGATGTTCTTACACATCTCAAACTGAGTATGGCCACAGTCAATTTATACTCCCAACATCCTCCTCACGACAACACACAGCTCCTAGTCTTTCCTACCTCCGTAGATGGTCACTCAAGGCCAGAACCATGACACCAGCTCCATTCCCCCTTTGCTTTCCCCACAACTGATTACCAAGAAATCTTATCAGCTCTATACCCAGACCCTTCCCACCCTCACCTGATTTAAacttccacctcctccttctgAGTTCTCCCAGCTGGCTCCTCACTATTCTCGCTGCTACTGCCCGTACCACCTGCATTTACTCACAAGGCAGCAGGTCCCAACCTCCTCCACTGGCCCCATTTCACTCAAGTCAATGCCAGAGGCTAAACAGCCCCAAGGACCTTCTTGCACAGCTAGGCGTAGCAGCGTGACACCTGTTCCTGCCTGTCCTATTTGCCGAGTGCTACATCCACAGGAGTCCGGGCGTAGCAGgttcctctccctcttctatGCTTTACTctcgggggtgggggatggagggtggtGTCTAGATCTTTCCAGGTAAGAATTAAGTCACCAGAGTTCTCGTGTAGCTGAAGATAGCCCAGTCCAGTGCTGCACTACTGTGCACACAGGTCTTTCTAGGCCAGCCAAGACCTTGCTCAACTGAACATGCtgtgagtttattttcttttaactgCCTCTTAGGTACTTAGCAGACCTCAACTGTTATCAGCAACACTGCAATGAAAGTAGGGGTTTCCTTACTATGTGCTATCTCGGGCTCACCTCCTGCTCAGCCGCTCCTCCcgttccctctcttctctcctcctcaaGCGATCCtggtttctcttctcctgtttttcagccacagttttctaaataaatgaaaaattggaaaatgaGAGAAGAGAAAGTTACTAGAGTgtaaacattgtttaataaaacacatttatatgACCTCAGTAttggtaatttaaaaatctaagagAAAGTCTTAAAAAACAGGAACATGGTCAATTTAAAAACTtcttaaacaatgaaaaatggaaaactcattttaaaatgcttcatcaacacactaaaaaaaattgtaaacatattttaattgatttcagagaggaagagagagggagagatagaaacatcaatgatgagagacaatcatcgatCGGCCAcctccggcatgccccctactgggaattgagcccacaacctaggcatgtgccctgaccagtaatcaagcTAGgttctcctggttcataggtcaacactcaaccactgagccacactggctgaactatcattacattttataaattcagTGACAAAGTGcataccttcttttttttaatcctcacctaaggagtgaggattattttttccattgatttttagagtggaaggaaggggggatggtgtgagggagggagagagaaacatggatgtgcgatagacacattgactgattgcctcTCACACTCGCACTGATCAACGgcagggattgaacttgcaaacccacgtacgtgcccttgaccagaaatcaaactggcgACCCTTCAACGcccaagctgatgctctaaccactgagcttgCCAGCCAGGGCGAGAAACTGCATAGTCTAAGAGATGTTGTACTTCTAAGTCACAGAAAATGTATCATATTGCTTTAAATCAATCCATAAAGTTAGTTTTCTGGTGAAAACTTTATGGTGAAAGAGAACACAGGTATCAGACCAAATACATCTTGTTGCTGGGAGCCAAGCTCCTGTTGAGGAGCAGCCAGTCTTCAGGTGCCTTTAGACCTGGCCTCACAGGGAAGCAAGCAGGGGAAGTGGACCATGAACCTCCAATCGTAACACATGGCTCATTAGGCTTGATTGTGAAcccaacagaaaagaaaatgcaaccGGCTGGAGGAGGCCTTGAGAAACTTGCAGTACTGGAACACAATCAGCACAGCTTAGTGCAAAGCAGTTCAATCTGTACATCCCCAACCCAACAGCTTTCAAACCTTTCAATGGCCTGATCTCTTTGCTCAGTAAAATGAAGTCCTGAAGGGAAGCCCGAGCCAATGAGACAGTCACCAGTCTTCTCATACCCATGAAGGCATGAAGGGAGATCTTAAATCTCAGTGTGGACTGGAACCAGGCCAGGTCCCCAGGAAGAGAAGGCACAGCAAGGTCTGAGAGAGAGGCTAGCTTTCCTCCCTGAAGCACTCTCCAGCTATGAGAACCTTCCTGTCTGGCACCTGCAGCTCTACAACTGGGCCTCCAACCCCTTGCACCTGGGGCAGGTACACACAATGGGCaggttaatattaataatagaagTCTCAGCACCTCTGCTTCCATGCTCACTTCCTAAAAAAATCTGACCATGAACAGATCTGTAGGCTGGCATCATTTCCTTTCCAAACTCTTCCCACTCCCTAGAAAACGATCTTTCCCCACCCGACATATAAGGCCTTAGTCTTCTATACCCCCGCATTTATTTCAGTGTGTGGCTCTGAGATGTGAACACCTCTGGGACCACTGTGAAGTCATCTCTGATTAGAGCATAGAACTCCCACCCGCTTTATCATTTAGAGCTACCCTTCCAAATACATTTTCTGTTGTTAGTTTAATAGCTATTTAACAAAATCTGTAATATACTTGTGTTGTTTTGGTCAACTATATACTACTCATCACTGTAAAGATAAAACATACTTTCTAGGTCAACTGAGTAATTAAGTTCTTAAGGTTTtaggggaaaatattttaataaattcacCTTTCTGATGTAGATATGCGTTACAGAAATGAAAAGCTTTCAGGACAAAATTATGGAGTGATATGGCATGGAACTACAATTTAAAGGAGAAATGGGCCCTTGCTGGTtttgctcggtggatagagtgttggccctcgaactgaagggtcccagattcgattccggtcaagagcacatgcctcggttgcgcCTGAATCTctggggcaaccaatcaatgtgtctctctcatgtcaatgtttctctctgcctctccatctcccttcaactctctctaaaaatcaatggaaaaatatcctcaggtgaggattaacaacaacaaaaaagaaagagagagtgagagagcaaTGGGAATGTGACATTTCCAAATGCTaaggagattttttaaatggggaCAAATGCAAAATTGTTATTTATGTTCTACTGGctacatatatttttacaattCTGATACCCATAAactaataaagtaaaaattctgACTTAAAAACATGTGACAAAgcatattaattttcaaaatcctACTGGGAGCACAGGAATAAAATGTGTCAAGACCAGTGGCTGAGAACATCCTCACTGCCACTCCAGCTCCTTTGCCCAGTGCCGAGATCACACATCACCTTCCTGGGGACCCCTCCTTCGAGGCAGAGCTCTGCTACCCACTGCTCCTTCCTGAGAGGCACACAAGGGTCTCAGTCTTATCAGTGTCCTACAGTTAGATGCCACATGTTTGTCCTTCCACCAGATTTCAGGTGTCTAGAGGGAAGGCCTTCCTATTTCCCAGCATCCCATCTTTTAACACAGTACACAGCAGGGAAGACTCCTGTCAGTTTGGAGAACGATAATTCTAAATATCTGAAATATGTTTACCCTTTCTTCTTAGTGTTCTGTACTCAAGATGTCAAATGTTTTACAGTCTAACCCAGGAAAACAACTACCTTCTCAGCCTAAGTTGGCTCAAGGCAAGGGCCAGGATGTGTCGTCTCCCATCTAGCCTAACCGCTCTTCATGCATTGCCTCTGTCCAAAGAGAAAAACTAGAGGCTGCTGGTTTTCCCCCATCTCCTAACAGAAGTTATTTCGGAGATGTGCAAGAGGTGTCCACATCCTGTACCGGACTCTGCCattatccttataaaaagggaatgCAGACTAAATAAATGTCCAAGGCCCCTTAGGTCTCTTGTGTGAGTAAGTGATGAATTGAGCATTTATTTCACTATAAAACTCAAGGCACATTCTtaggataaaaacaaaatttttctaGAAGGAAATAAATGCGAAAAGATCACAAGACTTCTTACCCTCAACTGATCAAGCTTCTCTCGGATCTGAATGAACCCCAAGTGCAATTTGCCCCCAAAATGGTCTGCAAGACGACGGTCATTGTCATGGAGACCAAGGTAGGCTGAGCAGACTTCACAGACACGCAACTTCTGCTGTTGAAAACTGGATGCAGGCATAGAATTTCTGTATTCTTCCTGGAAAAAGAGAATGGAGTGATGAAAATGCCACCAAATAGTCAACccctaaaatggaaatatttaaagGGACGATAGAAGtgagttataaataaataaataaataaataagaatttgaTCATTTCAAAGTTTCAGATATTTTTAACCAATTTAACTTCatcatttatttaagaaatgaaccaacagccctggccagttcagttggttagagggtcgtcccgataggccaaggttgcaggttcgatccctggtcagggcatatataaaaatcaaccagtgaatgcataaataaatggaaaggatcgattttctctctctctctcaagatcaattaagaaatttttttgaaagaaaaaaaaaaagaaatttttttgaaagaatcaaaaaaccatgattttaaaacaaggaaaattCAAAACATTCAGACCAGCAGGATGCTGCCTATCCGCGAGGAAATAGTGAAGGCAGGTCTTTAGGCACTGCGGGGAGTGAAGACCAGAGAAGCAAGACAGGAGAATCTTCAGCAGGGTCCTTcaaaaaataaaccaaatgaacaagcaaaaaaaaCTCGAGCACCATCCACAGAATTTGTGTCCCAATGTCCAGGAAGCTATATCCCAATGCAGCGCCAAAAGATAAAATTTGGAAGGACAAATATATTAGACACTCTCTTCAAAGAAGAAAGTAtgcacaacaaaacaacaaaaccagtTCCCTCCTGCAGCCACTTCAGTCTGAGTCCAATCACAAGAAGTAACTCACTCAGGCTCAAAATATATGACACGAAAAAAAATGAAGCATGACATGGAAACTGCTGCTTGTGCCCAAGTTAGAATGCTCCTTCAAAATCCAGGTTTAAGATATGCATTACAATAGTCACTTATCCTTAAAGGGAGGCCTGACTGTAAGTAATCTATTAATCCACACATTCAAAACATTTCCCAGGAGACTGGCTGGGCATCTGTGGTGAACGCCACATCTACAATTACTTTAGCCCATGTGTAAATCTTTGAGCCATCACAGACTTTGGTGTCTGCTTGGTTCTTTGAAGCAGAAAAAGCTGGCCTTCAGTGTGTGGTAAGAGGCCACGGAGGGTCTCTCCTAACTCTCTGGTCTTCCTGGTACAGCTGAGCTGTCAACAGCAATTCCGGGAGCCTAACT
This is a stretch of genomic DNA from Myotis daubentonii chromosome 4, mMyoDau2.1, whole genome shotgun sequence. It encodes these proteins:
- the LUC7L gene encoding putative RNA-binding protein Luc7-like 1 isoform X1, yielding MSAQAQMRALLDQLMGTARDGDETRQRVKFTDDRVCKSHLLDCCPHDILAGTRMDLGECTKIHDLALRADYEIASKERDLFFELDAMDHLESFIAECDRRTELAKKRLAETQEEISAEVSAKAEKVHELNEEIGKLLAKAEQLGAEGNVDESQKILMEVEKVRAKKKEAEEEYRNSMPASSFQQQKLRVCEVCSAYLGLHDNDRRLADHFGGKLHLGFIQIREKLDQLRKTVAEKQEKRNQDRLRRREEREREERLSRRSGSRTRDRRRSRSRDRRRRRSRSTSRERRKPSRSRSRDRHRRHRSRSRSHSRGHRRTSRDRSAKYKFSRERASREESWERGRSERGATDWRLESSNGKTSEEKEAGEI
- the LUC7L gene encoding putative RNA-binding protein Luc7-like 1 isoform X6; translated protein: MDLGECTKIHDLALRADYEIASKERDLFFELDAMDHLESFIAECDRRTELAKKRLAETQEEISAEVSAKAEKVHELNEEIGKLLAKAEQLGAEGNVDESQKILMEVEKVRAKKKEAEEEYRNSMPASSFQQQKLRVCEVCSAYLGLHDNDRRLADHFGGKLHLGFIQIREKLDQLRKTVAEKQEKRNQDRLRRREEREREERLSRRSGSRTRDRRRSRSRDRRRRRSRSTSRERRKPSRSRSRDRHRRHRSRSRSHSRGHRRTSRDRSAKYKFSRERASREESWERGRSERGATDWRLESSNGKTSEEKEAGEI
- the LUC7L gene encoding putative RNA-binding protein Luc7-like 1 isoform X2, which translates into the protein MQMGDETRQRVKFTDDRVCKSHLLDCCPHDILAGTRMDLGECTKIHDLALRADYEIASKERDLFFELDAMDHLESFIAECDRRTELAKKRLAETQEEISAEVSAKAEKVHELNEEIGKLLAKAEQLGAEGNVDESQKILMEVEKVRAKKKEAEEEYRNSMPASSFQQQKLRVCEVCSAYLGLHDNDRRLADHFGGKLHLGFIQIREKLDQLRKTVAEKQEKRNQDRLRRREEREREERLSRRSGSRTRDRRRSRSRDRRRRRSRSTSRERRKPSRSRSRDRHRRHRSRSRSHSRGHRRTSRDRSAKYKFSRERASREESWERGRSERGATDWRLESSNGKTSEEKEAGEI
- the LUC7L gene encoding putative RNA-binding protein Luc7-like 1 isoform X5 yields the protein MSSKSSANRWDLEMAMDHLESFIAECDRRTELAKKRLAETQEEISAEVSAKAEKVHELNEEIGKLLAKAEQLGAEGNVDESQKILMEVEKVRAKKKEAEEEYRNSMPASSFQQQKLRVCEVCSAYLGLHDNDRRLADHFGGKLHLGFIQIREKLDQLRKTVAEKQEKRNQDRLRRREEREREERLSRRSGSRTRDRRRSRSRDRRRRRSRSTSRERRKPSRSRSRDRHRRHRSRSRSHSRGHRRTSRDRSAKYKFSRERASREESWERGRSERGATDWRLESSNGKTSEEKEAGEI
- the LUC7L gene encoding putative RNA-binding protein Luc7-like 1 isoform X4, producing MLLIGGSLKGGQVISYLYAMDHLESFIAECDRRTELAKKRLAETQEEISAEVSAKAEKVHELNEEIGKLLAKAEQLGAEGNVDESQKILMEVEKVRAKKKEAEEEYRNSMPASSFQQQKLRVCEVCSAYLGLHDNDRRLADHFGGKLHLGFIQIREKLDQLRKTVAEKQEKRNQDRLRRREEREREERLSRRSGSRTRDRRRSRSRDRRRRRSRSTSRERRKPSRSRSRDRHRRHRSRSRSHSRGHRRTSRDRSAKYKFSRERASREESWERGRSERGATDWRLESSNGKTSEEKEAGEI